One Rhodospirillaceae bacterium genomic region harbors:
- a CDS encoding SMP-30/gluconolactonase/LRE family protein, with translation MGPYDPPQAIKTEVFATMPEKYSLSGSHPGKETQYYARVAVGVDFYLEGPTFDTEGNLFFVDVPYGRIFRMTPKGEIDLFAQYEGEPNGMKTHKDGRMFIADFHHGIMVLDPKTAEVTPFLDFRPAENFKGPNDLVFASNGDLYFTDQGKTGLHDPSGRVYRYTTDGKLEALIETLPGPNGLVLSPNEKTLYVGSRSNTIWWQPLHDARPPSRVGTFSVMQGFGTPDGMAMDVDGNVVCVQTNMGVVWVFSKTGLPIYRIETCTSEKLTNIAYGGPDNKTMYILDGHGKILVAEMPVAGQPMYSHM, from the coding sequence ATGGGCCCCTATGACCCACCACAAGCCATTAAAACCGAAGTCTTCGCAACGATGCCGGAAAAGTATTCTCTATCCGGTTCCCATCCGGGAAAGGAGACACAGTATTATGCACGTGTTGCCGTTGGTGTTGATTTTTATTTAGAGGGGCCGACCTTCGATACGGAGGGAAATTTGTTCTTCGTGGATGTCCCTTATGGCCGCATTTTCCGCATGACGCCCAAGGGGGAAATTGATCTTTTCGCCCAATATGAAGGCGAACCCAATGGCATGAAGACCCACAAAGATGGCCGCATGTTTATCGCCGATTTTCATCATGGCATTATGGTGCTGGACCCTAAGACAGCAGAAGTGACGCCGTTCTTAGATTTTAGACCAGCAGAGAATTTTAAGGGCCCGAATGATCTTGTCTTTGCCAGCAATGGTGATCTGTACTTTACCGACCAAGGAAAAACGGGGCTGCATGACCCGAGCGGACGGGTGTATCGCTATACCACGGATGGAAAGTTAGAGGCCTTGATTGAGACCCTTCCTGGACCCAATGGTTTGGTTCTGAGTCCCAATGAAAAGACACTCTATGTGGGGTCGCGTTCCAATACGATCTGGTGGCAACCGCTTCATGATGCGCGTCCGCCGTCCCGGGTTGGAACGTTCTCCGTCATGCAAGGGTTCGGTACACCGGATGGCATGGCGATGGACGTAGATGGAAATGTTGTCTGCGTGCAAACTAACATGGGCGTAGTTTGGGTCTTTAGTAAAACCGGCTTGCCGATCTACAGGATTGAAACCTGCACTAGTGAAAAGCTGACCAACATCGCCTATGGCGGGCCTGATAATAAAACCATGTACATTCTTGATGGCCATGGAAAAATTCTGGTGGCCGAGATGCCGGTCGCGGGTCAACCCATGTATTCGCATATGTAA